A genome region from Clostridium sp. JN-9 includes the following:
- a CDS encoding bi-domain-containing oxidoreductase: MKQVLVKKGQVMVSEVPAPVVSDNGVLVKVLYSCISAGTEITGVQESGKSLVKKAMEQPEKIKKALNIFKKEGIDSILTKVYEMESPKPTGYSAAGIIMGLGKNVQDLKIGDRAACAGASHANHAEYIDVPRNLVMKMPNNLSMEWGSTVALGGIAMQAVRRADLRLGETAVIIGLGILGQLSAQMLKTSGCSVIGIDIDERRLNIAKEAGCDYVINSAKCNAAAEVEKITQGYGADTVIITASSSSNEILSQAFKMCRRKGKVVLAGVIGSVYKREDMYEKELDFIISTSYGPGRYDANYEEKSIDYPYGYVRWTENRNMEEYLRLAADKKINLEPLIEKIYEAEKAPEAYSTLKNPENKPLIVLLKYGEEQRQLSRIVSINAEPYKKEGKINVALVGAGGFAKAIHLPNLKKLSDIFNIYAVMSRTGSNAVTIAKQYGAKYAATEYNEILNDDNVDMVMICTRHNVHADMAIQAMKKGKAVFVEKPMALNMEEMHEVLKTIEETKVPYTVGFNRRFSKYAAEAKEYIKNRVNPMIINYQMNAGYIPLNNWVHSEEGGGRIIGEGCHIFDLFSYFTDAKVQSISVDSISPKTKNISHNDNAVITLKYGDGSLCTLTYTSLGNNEYPKEFCQIYFDNKIITIDDYKKINGYGIRILNAESRSSDKGHYEELMEFAKAIKNGDKYSIPLWQLRQASEISYFVQSQLMKN, from the coding sequence GTGAAACAGGTATTAGTTAAGAAAGGCCAGGTAATGGTATCAGAGGTACCGGCACCTGTGGTTTCAGATAATGGGGTTTTAGTAAAGGTGTTATATTCCTGCATCAGCGCAGGAACAGAAATCACAGGAGTTCAGGAATCCGGAAAATCATTGGTTAAAAAGGCAATGGAACAGCCTGAAAAGATAAAAAAGGCTTTGAATATATTTAAAAAGGAAGGTATAGACTCAATTCTTACTAAGGTATATGAAATGGAATCCCCCAAGCCCACAGGTTACAGTGCGGCGGGTATAATAATGGGCCTTGGCAAAAATGTTCAGGATTTAAAAATAGGAGACAGAGCTGCCTGCGCAGGAGCCTCTCATGCAAACCATGCAGAATATATAGATGTGCCAAGAAACCTTGTAATGAAAATGCCTAACAATTTAAGTATGGAATGGGGCTCCACAGTGGCACTGGGAGGAATAGCAATGCAGGCAGTGAGAAGGGCAGATTTAAGGCTTGGAGAAACTGCAGTTATAATAGGCCTTGGAATATTAGGACAGCTTTCTGCTCAGATGTTGAAAACTTCGGGATGCAGTGTTATAGGAATTGATATAGATGAAAGAAGGTTAAATATTGCAAAGGAAGCAGGCTGTGACTATGTTATTAATTCAGCAAAATGTAATGCTGCAGCGGAAGTAGAAAAAATCACACAGGGCTATGGAGCAGACACAGTTATAATAACAGCATCCTCAAGCTCTAATGAGATTTTATCACAGGCATTTAAAATGTGCAGAAGAAAAGGAAAGGTTGTCCTGGCAGGTGTAATAGGAAGTGTTTATAAAAGAGAGGATATGTATGAGAAGGAACTGGATTTTATAATTTCCACCTCTTATGGTCCTGGCAGATATGATGCAAACTATGAGGAAAAATCTATTGATTACCCCTATGGTTATGTGAGATGGACAGAAAACAGAAATATGGAGGAATATCTGAGACTTGCAGCAGATAAAAAAATAAATCTGGAGCCATTAATTGAAAAGATATATGAAGCTGAAAAAGCACCTGAGGCATATAGCACACTTAAAAATCCTGAAAATAAACCTCTTATAGTGCTGCTTAAATACGGCGAAGAACAGCGCCAATTAAGCAGAATAGTTTCAATAAATGCTGAGCCATACAAAAAAGAAGGGAAAATTAATGTGGCACTGGTGGGAGCAGGTGGCTTTGCTAAAGCAATACATCTGCCAAACCTTAAAAAATTAAGTGATATTTTTAATATATATGCTGTAATGAGCAGGACAGGTTCAAATGCAGTTACAATAGCTAAGCAATATGGAGCAAAATATGCTGCAACTGAATATAATGAAATACTCAATGATGATAATGTGGATATGGTGATGATTTGTACAAGGCATAATGTTCATGCAGACATGGCAATACAAGCTATGAAAAAAGGAAAAGCAGTGTTTGTGGAAAAACCTATGGCATTAAACATGGAAGAAATGCATGAAGTGCTTAAAACCATTGAAGAAACAAAGGTACCTTACACCGTTGGTTTTAACAGAAGATTTTCCAAATATGCTGCTGAAGCTAAAGAATATATTAAAAACAGAGTAAATCCAATGATAATAAATTACCAGATGAATGCTGGTTATATTCCACTTAACAACTGGGTGCACTCAGAAGAAGGCGGCGGCAGAATAATAGGAGAAGGCTGCCATATATTTGATTTATTTAGCTACTTTACCGATGCAAAGGTCCAAAGTATTTCCGTGGACAGTATTTCACCAAAAACAAAAAATATTTCACACAATGATAATGCAGTAATAACTTTAAAATATGGTGATGGTTCACTTTGCACATTAACCTACACTTCCCTTGGAAACAATGAATATCCAAAGGAATTCTGCCAGATTTACTTTGACAATAAAATTATAACCATAGATGATTACAAAAAAATTAATGGCTATGGCATAAGGATATTAAATGCTGAAAGCAGATCTTCAGATAAAGGTCATTACGAAGAGTTAATGGAATTTGCTAAAGCCATAAAAAATGGAGATAAGTACAGCATACCTTTATGGCAATTAAGGCAGGCCAGTGAAATAAGCTATTTTGTTCAAAGTCAGCTTATGAAAAATTAA
- a CDS encoding phenylacetate--CoA ligase family protein: MNKIKNAIKENNDLYCLAVKAKNRIPRKLYYPKDYFKIKRMLDSNNLNIDEFRNERLCNLLKEALEYVPYYKKLNLGILSEDITEENAFEMLQKFPYIDKKTVIENADDFVNIKFNKDKLIHNKTSGSTGPGIDLWRTRREELLEKSFFDYKWGKLGYKDNSKIVRMAVEGIKKDNEYPCSYVGDKMIICPNHLNYKCIDEIFNKIKEFKPAFFHCYPSSFQYLLQYMKENNLNLDNVQGIFLASEAVNKDVLNLSQLVFKNVPIIFHYGLSERSNLAWGIFQNNEICYKCDDIYGYSENIINEDGLPEIVGTSYWNYAMPLIRYNTHDIGKIENGIISNLQGRVEEFLITKHGDKIHGINIDMDDYTWKYVDIVQIVQNEPGKIEIHVKPKDSFNLDVKEKILKSKRAEWGNMFDILLVIDNRISKTKSGKVRYIINNIR, from the coding sequence TTGAATAAAATTAAAAATGCAATAAAAGAAAACAATGACTTATACTGCTTAGCTGTAAAAGCAAAAAACAGAATACCTAGGAAATTATATTATCCCAAGGATTATTTTAAAATAAAAAGGATGCTGGATTCTAACAATTTAAATATAGATGAATTTAGAAATGAAAGGCTGTGTAATTTATTAAAAGAAGCTCTGGAATATGTACCCTATTATAAAAAATTAAATTTAGGAATCTTAAGTGAAGATATAACTGAAGAAAATGCATTTGAAATGCTTCAGAAATTCCCATATATAGATAAGAAAACAGTCATTGAAAATGCTGATGACTTTGTAAATATAAAATTTAATAAAGACAAATTAATACACAACAAAACCAGCGGATCCACAGGACCAGGAATAGATTTATGGAGAACCAGGAGAGAAGAATTGCTGGAAAAAAGTTTTTTTGATTACAAATGGGGCAAATTAGGCTACAAAGATAATTCTAAAATTGTGAGGATGGCAGTTGAAGGAATAAAAAAAGATAATGAATACCCATGTTCATATGTTGGGGACAAGATGATAATATGTCCTAATCATCTAAACTACAAATGCATAGATGAAATCTTTAATAAAATAAAAGAATTCAAACCAGCATTTTTTCATTGTTATCCATCATCATTTCAATATCTGCTTCAATATATGAAAGAAAACAATCTAAATCTTGATAATGTACAAGGCATATTTTTAGCTTCAGAAGCTGTAAATAAGGATGTATTAAATTTATCACAATTAGTATTTAAAAATGTACCCATAATATTTCATTATGGGCTAAGTGAAAGGAGCAATCTTGCCTGGGGAATATTCCAAAATAATGAAATATGTTATAAATGCGATGATATATATGGTTACAGTGAAAACATTATAAATGAGGATGGCCTTCCTGAAATAGTTGGCACATCCTACTGGAATTATGCCATGCCCTTAATAAGATATAACACCCATGATATAGGAAAAATAGAAAATGGAATTATATCAAATTTACAGGGAAGAGTTGAGGAATTTTTAATTACTAAACATGGTGATAAAATACACGGAATAAATATTGACATGGATGATTATACATGGAAGTATGTAGATATTGTTCAGATAGTACAAAATGAACCAGGAAAAATTGAAATTCATGTAAAACCAAAGGACAGCTTTAACCTTGATGTAAAAGAAAAAATTCTAAAATCCAAAAGGGCCGAATGGGGCAATATGTTTGATATTTTATTGGTAATTGATAATAGAATATCAAAAACAAAGTCAGGTAAGGTGAGATATATTATAAATAACATTAGATAG
- a CDS encoding glycosyltransferase yields MKKILMAEYLEYNSDFKVGNHHYAKMFSENGYEVLWLSPVYNLMTRVINKKNYYQRKELNKAEFVKLDNNIYGYAPFSLTLYGKLPLLDTRLANKISINLTVPNINLTLKNNGFDNVDILWLTNVKYYYLTKTVGFNKLIYRCADDISQFKESCKSMAFFEEKIIKKADHVFVTSHNLMEKKKPLREDLIYLPNGVELNNFIRDEYSIPEEYVNDTRKKCIYIGAIDNWFDLNLVLYCADKLKEISFYLIGPSRIDTSKLNEFKNIHLLGKKHYKDIPNYLKYSDVGIIPFLINSVTDSIAPIKLYEYMSVGLNVVSTNFKEINYIKSAAYISENYSEFCSNIEQAIENKNINREKNINFSRENTWEKRFRETEKHI; encoded by the coding sequence ATGAAAAAAATATTAATGGCAGAGTATTTAGAATATAACAGTGATTTTAAAGTTGGTAATCATCATTATGCAAAAATGTTTTCAGAAAATGGTTATGAAGTACTATGGCTGTCCCCTGTATATAATCTAATGACCAGGGTAATAAATAAAAAAAATTATTATCAGAGAAAAGAGCTTAATAAAGCTGAATTTGTCAAATTAGATAATAATATATATGGCTATGCTCCTTTTTCATTAACACTATATGGAAAACTCCCTTTATTGGATACCAGACTGGCAAATAAAATCAGCATTAATCTAACTGTACCCAATATAAATTTAACATTAAAAAATAATGGCTTTGATAATGTTGATATTCTTTGGCTCACAAATGTTAAATATTATTATTTAACAAAAACAGTAGGCTTTAATAAGCTGATTTACAGATGTGCAGATGACATAAGCCAGTTTAAAGAATCCTGTAAATCCATGGCTTTTTTTGAAGAAAAAATAATTAAAAAGGCTGATCATGTATTTGTTACATCTCATAACTTAATGGAAAAGAAAAAGCCTTTAAGAGAGGATTTAATTTATCTGCCAAATGGAGTTGAATTAAATAATTTTATAAGAGATGAATACAGCATACCAGAGGAATATGTAAATGATACAAGGAAAAAATGCATATATATTGGTGCTATTGACAACTGGTTTGACTTGAATCTAGTGCTTTACTGCGCCGACAAACTGAAGGAAATAAGCTTTTATTTAATAGGACCAAGCAGGATAGATACAAGTAAATTAAATGAATTTAAAAATATTCATTTATTGGGGAAAAAGCATTACAAAGATATACCAAATTATCTTAAGTATAGTGATGTTGGGATTATACCATTTCTCATAAACAGCGTAACTGATTCCATTGCGCCAATTAAGCTTTATGAATATATGAGTGTAGGACTGAATGTGGTATCCACTAATTTTAAAGAAATAAATTATATTAAAAGTGCTGCCTATATATCAGAAAATTACAGTGAGTTCTGCAGTAACATTGAGCAGGCTATTGAAAATAAGAATATAAATAGAGAAAAAAATATTAATTTTTCAAGGGAAAATACCTGGGAAAAAAGATTTAGAGAAACTGAAAAGCATATTTAA
- a CDS encoding alginate lyase family protein yields the protein MLNMIIKLRNLTLKKAVRKLYNKILYSIRKIKMKNNPIVMETYFFTCYKPNCSFLYNPNNKDYFVSELNNLHLCSEIINSAGKICSHEFNLLGSGDIYLGEKLPWNEDFKTGFKWESKFYKDIKIVDLNNNADVKVPWELSRFQHLFTLGKAYWITNDEKYAEEFKEEVQDWIEQNPVECSVNWTCTMDVSIRAVNLICAYYFFSGSLSIGKDFWNKFNNLLYTHGKFIYKNLENQQQYNTNHYLSDLAGLIWLGLYFVECNQAAPDICHVECNQAAPDICLKWLRFGLRGFENEIQRQINEDGTDYEGSTSYHRLVTEIFLITTIFCNKNHIYFSKDYMTKLEKMCEFLMNITKPNGLSPVIGDADDGRFLILSNYSQWNKRDFSNVLAVAGEYFNRDDFKTMGRYHSEDAIWTMGSFKAVHENFKLSSKAYDTGGYYILRNNRFYCIVTCGQIYAGGQGGHIHNHQLSIELNVDGQDFIIDAGAYIYTADYKMRNLFRSTKMHNTLYINNFEQNDFSKYDLFYMKEQSFGKCTLFNDENFHGLHYGYKEKCGAIHERKINLLKNELIITDNLIGNKVSNAFVNFQLDYGVEIEEKPDKIVLSRNGIKIALQCSSKYSIQDSFVSYGYGQKLAAKNIAYAALDNMCSIKIKVI from the coding sequence ATGTTAAATATGATTATAAAATTAAGAAATTTAACCCTTAAGAAGGCAGTAAGAAAGCTATATAATAAAATTTTATACAGTATCAGAAAAATAAAAATGAAGAATAATCCAATTGTCATGGAAACTTATTTTTTCACTTGTTATAAACCTAACTGCAGCTTTTTATATAATCCAAACAATAAGGATTATTTTGTTTCCGAATTAAACAATCTACACCTTTGCAGTGAAATAATTAATTCAGCTGGCAAAATATGCAGCCATGAATTTAATCTTCTAGGCTCAGGTGATATATATTTAGGTGAAAAACTGCCCTGGAATGAGGATTTTAAAACAGGATTTAAATGGGAAAGTAAATTTTATAAGGATATAAAAATAGTTGATTTAAATAACAATGCTGATGTGAAGGTTCCCTGGGAGCTTTCAAGGTTTCAGCATTTATTTACACTGGGCAAGGCATACTGGATAACCAATGATGAAAAGTATGCTGAAGAATTTAAAGAAGAAGTACAGGATTGGATAGAGCAAAATCCTGTGGAATGCAGTGTTAATTGGACATGTACCATGGATGTATCCATAAGGGCAGTAAATTTAATTTGTGCATATTATTTTTTCAGTGGGTCACTAAGCATTGGCAAAGACTTTTGGAATAAATTTAATAACTTATTATATACCCATGGAAAATTTATATATAAAAATCTAGAAAATCAACAGCAGTACAACACTAATCACTACTTATCAGACCTGGCAGGACTCATATGGCTTGGACTATATTTTGTCGAATGTAACCAGGCAGCACCCGATATTTGTCATGTCGAATGTAACCAGGCAGCACCCGATATTTGTCTAAAGTGGCTAAGGTTTGGACTGAGAGGATTTGAAAATGAAATACAAAGGCAGATTAATGAGGATGGCACAGATTACGAAGGCTCAACTTCATATCACAGACTGGTGACAGAAATATTTCTAATTACCACAATATTCTGCAATAAAAATCATATATATTTCTCAAAGGATTATATGACAAAACTTGAGAAAATGTGCGAATTTTTAATGAATATAACAAAACCCAATGGACTTTCCCCAGTTATAGGTGATGCTGATGACGGCAGATTTTTAATTTTATCCAATTATTCACAGTGGAACAAAAGAGATTTTAGTAACGTTCTAGCTGTTGCAGGTGAATATTTTAATAGAGATGACTTCAAAACCATGGGAAGATATCACAGTGAGGATGCCATTTGGACCATGGGCAGCTTTAAAGCAGTACATGAAAATTTTAAGCTGTCATCCAAAGCCTATGATACAGGGGGTTACTACATTTTAAGAAATAATAGATTTTACTGCATAGTAACATGCGGCCAGATTTATGCCGGAGGGCAGGGGGGACATATCCATAATCATCAGCTAAGCATAGAATTAAATGTGGATGGACAGGACTTTATAATTGATGCAGGAGCATATATTTATACTGCAGATTATAAAATGAGAAATCTATTCAGAAGCACAAAAATGCACAACACATTATATATTAATAATTTTGAACAGAATGATTTCAGTAAATATGATTTATTTTATATGAAGGAACAAAGCTTTGGAAAATGCACTTTATTCAATGATGAGAATTTCCACGGCCTGCACTATGGTTATAAAGAAAAATGCGGTGCTATCCATGAAAGAAAAATAAACCTTTTAAAAAATGAATTAATTATAACAGATAATCTTATTGGCAATAAAGTAAGCAATGCTTTTGTAAATTTTCAGCTTGACTATGGAGTAGAAATAGAAGAAAAGCCTGACAAAATAGTATTAAGCAGAAATGGCATAAAAATAGCATTACAGTGCAGCAGTAAATATTCAATTCAGGACTCATTTGTATCCTATGGGTATGGTCAAAAGCTGGCTGCAAAGAACATTGCATATGCTGCTTTAGATAATATGTGCAGCATAAAAATTAAAGTCATTTAA